A single genomic interval of Acipenser ruthenus chromosome 28, fAciRut3.2 maternal haplotype, whole genome shotgun sequence harbors:
- the LOC117434982 gene encoding keratin, type I cytoskeletal 19-like produces the protein MSVHISRCPPGGSSKGSVIIQRKVGSVACAPRALSVYGGAGGRGSRISTSVYGPSTGILSGYGSTWGHGSGGGFSSGGGFGSGGGFGSGGGFGSGGGFGSGGGYGSGWGILPGGCYSQDSMTNLNEKATMQNLNDRLASYLEKVRSLEAANSKLELQIRQYYEHSHPVVQRDYSAYWKTIEELKDKINRATVDNSRILLQIDNAKLAADDFVTKYEQELMMRQSVENDIANLRRLLEHTNLTKADLEMQIGNLRDELAYLKKNHEEEMRALRSQVGGTVNVEVDAAPQQDTSRVLEEMRMQYEGIADKNRREVEAWYKDKFDMLSHQVTTSTQAIETSRTQINDLRRTVQGLEIELQSVLSMRQALENTLAETEARYSCTLQGYQNTINMLEAELNQVRLDTERQAMEYKLLLDIKTRLEKEIATYRQLLDVEAAQIPTGVKDQYITTTKSYVQVK, from the exons ATGTCTGTACACATCAGCAGGTGTCCTCCTGGGGGGTCCTCCAAGGGCTCTGTGATCATCCAACGCAAGGTCGGCTCAGTGGCCTGTGCACCCAGGGCGCTCAGCGTCTATGGGGGTGCAGGTGGAAGGGGGAGCCGCATCTCTACTTCTGTCTACGGGCCCTCCACTGGCATCTTGTCCGGATATGGTTCTACATGGGGCCATGGTTCCGGAGGCGGCTTCAGTTCCGGAGGCGGCTTCGGTTCTGGAGGCGGCTTCGGTTCTGGAGGCGGCTTCGGTTCCGGAGGCGGCTTCGGTTCCGGAGGTGGCTACGGATCTGGATGGGGCATCTTACCCGGAGGTTGCTACAGCCAAGACAGCATGACCAACCTCAACGAGAAGGCCACCATGCAGAACCTCAACGACCGTCTGGCTTCCTACTTGGAGAAAGTGCGCTCCCTGGAGGCAGCCAACTCCAAGCTGGAGCTCCAGATCCGGCAGTATTATGAGCACAGCCATCCCGTCGTCCAGCGGGACTACAGTGCATACTGGAAGACCATCGAGGAGCTGAAGGATAAG ATCAACCGCGCCACCGTTGACAACTCCAGGATTCTGCTGCAGATCGATAACGCTAAACTGGCCGCTGATGACTTCGTAACCAA GTACGAGCAGGAGCTGATGATGAGGCAGTCCGTGGAGAACGATATTGCCAACCTGCGCCGTCTCCTGGAACATACCAATCTCACCAAGGCTGACCTGGAGATGCAGATTGGGAACCTGCGTGATGAGCTGGCTTACCTCAAGAAGAACCACGAGGAG GAGATGAGGGCTCTGCGTTCTCAGGTGGGCGGGACGGTCAATGTGGAGGTGGACGCTGCCCCACAGCAGGACACGTCCAGAGTCCTGGAGGAGATGCGCATGCAGTACGAGGGCATCGCCGACAAGAACCGCCGGGAAGTGGAGGCCTGGTACAAAGACAAG TTCGACATGCTGAGCCATCAGGTGACCACCAGCACTCAAGCCATAGAGACCAGCAGGACTCAAATCAACGACCTCAGACGCACAGTCCAGGGGCTGGAAATCGAACTGCAGTCGGTGCTCAGTATG AGACAAGCCCTGGAGAACACGCTGGCAGAGACAGAGGCTCGCTACAGCTGCACACTGCAAGGTTACCAGAACACCATCAACATGTTGGAGGCTGAGCTGAACCAGGTCAGACTGGACACAGAACGCCAGGCCATGGAGTACAAGCTACTGCTGGACATCAAGACCCGGCTGGAGAAGGAGATCGCCACCTACCGCCAACTACTGGACGTCGAGGCTGCCCA gATTCCGACAGGTGTAAAAG ATCAATATATCACCACAACCAAAAGCTATGTCCAGGTAAAGTAA